The Chitinophagales bacterium genomic sequence ACTTTAGAAGAAATTAATGCTGAAATTAATGCTGTAAGAAATGCAAAAAATAATTCTTGATACTAATGTTATCGTTGCAGCATTAATATCAAACTCTGTTCCTACTATGATTTTGTACGACTTAGTACTCACTCAAGAAGTAAATATATGTCTTTCAAACGAAATATATCTTGAATATTTAGCAGTATTGAATAGAGACAAATTTTCAAAATTCAGCAATTTTAAATCCAAAGCCAATATTGTTGTTAGTCAACTTTTAGATACAGCTACATTCTACGAAACAAATATAAAAATTGATATATTAACAGATACAAGTGATAATAAATTTTTAGAATTAGCTGCTGTTAGTAATGCTGATTTTTTGATAACAGGAAATACGCTCGACTTTAATTTAACCGAATTTGAATACACAAAAATAGTAACACCAAGAACATATTGGGATAATTTTAAACCTATAATTAATTAAACTATATGTTTGATGACAATCAACAACTCATAGAATGCGTACCTAATTTTTCTGAAGGAAGAAACCAATCAACTATTGATGCAATTGCTAATGCAATCATAACGACAAAAAATATAAAATTATTACATATTGATATTGGTTTTGATGCCAACAGAACTGTTTATTCGTTTGTAGGAACACCAAATGCAGTACTAGAAGCTTGTTTAAAAGCCATACAAGTTGCCTACGAATTAATTGATATGTCAACACATCATGGTA encodes the following:
- a CDS encoding putative toxin-antitoxin system toxin component, PIN family translates to MQKIILDTNVIVAALISNSVPTMILYDLVLTQEVNICLSNEIYLEYLAVLNRDKFSKFSNFKSKANIVVSQLLDTATFYETNIKIDILTDTSDNKFLELAAVSNADFLITGNTLDFNLTEFEYTKIVTPRTYWDNFKPIIN